agtttgagtgaccATATGTCAGAAGAGAGggctctcaagaataatgatCAAACTAGGTGTAAGGTTTAATCACCGCAAACTAGTTTGAGTCTACCAAATCAATAACCGAAAActaaaaacaatacaaattctagtttcccaccaacgatactatcTAGACACTTCTTGAtctcacaaaagtctttaaactagcggacatAAGAGATTTCTCTAAATTAAGTTACTCGCCTCTCCAAGATAACATTACAaataatactattagtcggctaccaCGGTGACTACAAATGAAGTGCCTGTGTCAGGATAATTTTGTAAGAAGaataaacttcaatatttatagacctaTGTAGATTAGATACCAAGAATTTCCATATCCGAAAACATCAATAATCACCAattttcggttttgtctaattccaactaatatccaactaatataccgaaatccctcatggatgacaactcaatattagctagtatACAAGTATACTTTAGTATTATATCTTCCAAAGATATGTTTTACTTgctggaaaaataaaacatataaattTAAATATCTAAATAAGAAGATTCTCAAAactttcggtttgggatctcaccttgaatatctttgaacaataaaaggtaagatTTTAACTCATTTTTaaattactcactatgtcgacatcttgaactttccttaaTAGAAACTCATATTCTGatattcacaaaccctaaagtatatGTAAAATAGGGAATATAACTTTTGCTATTGGGATTGGTCATACAAGACATCCCTTATAGGGATCAGTCCTTCTATAGATCCCCAGTAGGAACTGGACCACCAATCACATTGATtactttcaactacgaaacaagtttcggaagtttacttccttaaactcatgttgTTAAACATAGTTTTATATCTAGGTATGGaatcaatcctaagttcattacagaatctagtaacaagttacaaatatATTGTATATGTCGcaattatgaagttcaaaagacaagcgttatacttcgtaattcaatatacataaattgtgatacaacttgtatgttcttccttgacactttgatcataataagatgatcaagtctcttatactagagtttcatatatacaTAACTTCGCATGTTGCGTTTTCAATGTAAATGACTTGAAAGTAACATAGATAAAAAGAGAAACAAGTCAAGTTTTGTATTAATAACCTCGAAGAGAAGGATGATGTCGATGCATCTTcagattcttcaggtcttcagaataacttcctagtctaacctaacgaagttgactctagtaatctaatcaagcaaccttgagttttgaaaataaatatgacaaccaaccttgacataccaacgcttgtcaGGTTCAACTAAGCAATGCTTAAACAACCCACATGAGTGATTGTTAGAAACTTATATATTATTGCCAACCATTAAATGATCTGAACCAGTGTAGGGTACAAAATCTTGTAGCAGAATTGGATTGTTAGTCATGTAAGCGGAAGCTACAGAATGTGGAATCCATTGAGTACTAACTACAAACTCATTACCAACAGATGAAAAAgctggggtacaacaaccacacccaatatttcgattaacaatctatatggactaactccaatatactttcaagagaatcaactagactcaatcttaataaattatatcaaagagttatatctctctttctcgattcaattcttactcaagcaaatagaaatctgcgagtctaattgaatacaagagaaatcacttgaacggtaccaaagaccaatgttcaagtatcaattaatttgaatcaacaaccaaaggtcgtatttctcaattaattgattcaaacgcgcaatttgtgatattttaattataaagataaacaatataatgcggaaaagaaataacacagacaccagaagttttgttaacgaggaaaccgcaaatgcaaaaaaaaaccccgtgacctagtccagattgaacacacactgtattaagccgctacagatactatcctagtacaaactaacttcagtctggactgcagttgaaccccaatcaatctcacattgatccaaggtacaattgcgctccttatgtctctgatcccagcaggatactacacacttgattcccttagctgatctcaccaacaactaagagttgctacgactcaaagtcgaagactttaataaacaaatctgtatcacacagaaaagtctaaggtagtgataaatctgtctcccacagaaatacctacgagtttttgttccatcttttgataaatcaaggtgaacgtgaaccaattgataacccggacttatattcccgaagaacaaccaagtactatcaatcacctcactataattaatcgatgcggcgaaagaagatattgtggaatcacaaacgatgagacgaagatgtttgtgattacttttatatcttgcctatatgagatatcaatctcaagccaatcgttacgattgtattcaatacgatagaaacaacaagatcagatcacacaactacaagaaagtagtatcggtctggcttcacaatcccaatgaagtcttcaagtcgttaacctacagggtctcggtagaaacctaaggttaaaggagaatcaaatctagcttatacaactagtatcacacatgaggtgtggggattaggtttccaagttgctagagttatcctttatatagtctttcaaatcagggtttgcaatcaatgttagcttagtaacaaagcattcaatattcaccgttagatgaaaacctgattagattcaagataatatctttcaaccgttatatcgaaaacttagcttgttatacacaaatgaaatgcacgttttaggtttgtttaaccgtacccaaacacgtacattcgttggttcaacagtagttaaccaaatggttagccatatgagcactttcatatcaaccatattcttctttaccataactagttcaaatgactcaaatgaactagttagagagttgttcaattgcttagatattatagaagtatacaagacacaatcgaagcaaaaacgatttgattcactcgaatcgattcatgaactttatagccatggtttgcaaacttgcattccttagttaatataagtataagttcacgaataatcgtttttagaaaataaccaacctaagtacgcggacttaagtacccgaaataagtttataaatagttcacaaactccagcagattttctcgggaagagaacctccgacagtacgcggactgggttcgcggactctgttccggtttcctgagcagcaaattacacatactttggttcaaggaataaggacttatacatgtatgtgttaccacacaatgcttatatccaacaacgattatataatctaaactctcatttgaatcattaaaacattcttagaggacgttatatagttgttattcataaacaatttttcgtcaaagccattttcaagtgattgaaacataacatgactttcgtcactaggtaaagatgaacttgaccaaagcgaaaacttaccaacacatatttcgagaaatagataaccgagataaactcggctcgaaatagcaaatgtgtataatcttttttttgcttaatcaatTCTTGTATTACTCatttaagaaaaaaattacatcTCAAAGTCAAAACTGAAAATTATTTACAAGCCAATTAAAATGAAAGagcaaaaactaaaaaaaaaaggcCTATTAAACAGAAATGAAAACAAACCCAATGAAAAACTAATCTTAACAGAATCTGTAATAGATTTTGTCAGGCATTTCCAGAGAAGTAATAAAACCTTGTTTTGTTGAATACTTCTGACAGACACCCCTACTCAGGCCTGCACTCTTCTTGGCCATAACATCTGCAGAAGAATTTATTTCCCTCATACTATGAAAAAATTGAATCCTCCTGAATAACATCTTTATGCTCTGCCATCTTGCTTGAACTATCCAAGGAATCTTCCCAAATGTGTAAGTTGTTATTGCTGCATTTGAATCAGATTGAGTACATATATCAAAACTGTTATTTTCCACTGCCCATTCAGCTGCTCCAATGATTGCCATTATTTCAGCTATGAAGTTAGTTGCTGTACCCAATCCTCTTGATTCTGCATATATAAACTCTCCATTCTGTCCTCTGCAAACAAATCCCATACCTGCTGCACCTGGATTACCTctagaagcaccatcacaacaaatgaGTATCTGATGTACTTCAGGTAGACAGAATCTCAGTTCAACAATCCTCTGGAGTTTTATTGGTTGTTTCTTGATCTCAAAATATTTGAATATGTATTCATAACTATAATCCCACATGTGATTCCTTATTCTCAAGGAACAATATTTGACATATTGTTTTATTCTCATCTTTATACTGACCAAGTTCCCCTTTTCATCCTCAAAACATATTTTGTTCCTTAGAAACAAAATTTCCATCATAGTTATTGAAGCAGCCAGACTCCACACTTCTTTTACTGCACCACTTTTGTGCTTTGCAAATTTCATTACATCTTCATATGATTTAGGATTGCAGAAAAGAAAAGTCCACCAAACCATTCCCAGATTAGCTGACTGAAATTACACTTCCACAATATATGCTCAATGCTGTCTGTATCCTTCCCACATATATAACACTTAGATGCTAAGCTGAAACCTTTGCCTTGCATTTTTTCATCAGTTGCACAGGCACCTTGGACTATTTTCCATATGTTACTGGATGTTGCAGGATGTAGCACTATTCCACACATGTCTAGCCCAATCTACTTTATTGTACTTTTTCCTTATCAAttcagcagttgaagaaacagtaaATTCACCAGACAATGTTCCTACCCAGATTCTTCTATCCTCTTGGCCTGAGATTACTGGTAATTCCTCCACCTTAATATAATTTAACATTCTCTGAGGAATCAACCAAACTCCATTTACTATTAAATCTGCTACTTTCATGTTAGCATTTTGCTTcatatattcatcttcttcaaataGTTCTTTTAGAGGCTTATCTATGATCCAAGAGTCATTCCATACAGAAATTTGTGTGCCATTACCTGTTATCCATCTTGTATGTTGATGTACTTCTTCAATAACCCATTTCAAACCAGGCCATATAGAATACTTTTTGTAACTTGTAATCCATTCCCCAGTCACTTTAGTGTGTTTTTCTCTCATAAATCTTGCCCATTCTGCTTCAGATAATTGAATTTTCCGCACCAATTTCATTAAAAGTGACTTGTTTACAACTTACAGTCTTCTTATTCTAAGACCTCCTTCCTCCATTGGCGAACATGTTTTTTCCCATTTCAAAGTTACACATTTTCTCTCATATGGGTTACCAGTCCATAGAAAGTTCCTTATCAACTTTTCACAAATTTTCACCACACTTGAGGGCCACTTATATACTGACATATTATAGATTGGAATGCTACTTAATATGGATTTAACTAGAGTTAGTATGTCCATAAAAGATAACATTTTCCCAATCCAGCTTGCCAACCTGTTTTGTATCATTTCTACCACACCCCAAATTATAGTTGACTTTACCCTCCCTGGCTTCAAAATCACTCCAAGATACTTGTCAGGCAAACTAGATACATTCATTTGAAAGTCATTAGCCAATAGTTGTTTCCTTTGCTCAGTTACTCCACCAATAAAAAGTTTACTTTTTTACTTATTTATCACTTGGCCAGAAGATAATTGATAATCTTGTAAAAGCTGCATAACAGTTTGTATATTTCTCTTGTGTCCattaaagaacaaaaaaacatcatcagcaaataaaATATTAGTTGGATGCACACCTCTGTAGTTGACCATGAGAATGATCTTTCTTTCTGCAACCATTTTAATAAGGCTTCTGCTCAAAACATCTTCAACAATCACAAACAAAATGGGTGacaaaggatcaccttgtctcaATCCCCTGCTAACTTCAAAAAAACCAACAAGGCCACCATTTACTAGCACATAAGTTCTAGCTGATGTGAACAATTGATGAATCCAGTTAACACATCTTTGAGAAAAACCAAATCTCTTCATTACTTCAAAAAGAAACTCCCAGCTCAGAGAATCATATGCTTGAGTGATATCCAGTTTTAAGCCTATATTACCACCTCTCCTTTTTGTATCCAGCTCATTAATCATTTCTGAAGCCAACACAACTTGTTCTTGTATACATCTACCTTTTATAAATGCACCTTGTTGACCAGAGACAATTTTATCCAGCATTCCATACATTCTTGTTGTCATGATCTTAATAAATATTTTAAAACAGAAAAGTTTGAGCCCTATGGGCCTGAATTGATTTGGTCTTCTAGCACATTTTACCTTTGGCAacagaaataagaaattagagtTTAGTCCTCTTGGTATAAAACCTTTTCTCCAATTGTATTGAATGGATTTGATTAAATCTTCACCAATTATCTCCCAAGCAAATCTATAAAAAAAACTGGAAAACCATCTGGCCCAGGAGCATTATCTGCATTAAGTGAAAAAACAACATCTTTTATTTCTTGAATTGAGGGAACACCTTCTAGCATCTTATTATCTTCTAAAGTGACTACTTCAGGTATAACATAAAAAATCCCATCAACAAAAATCACATTTTTAAACTTAAGCTTCTCTTCAAAATGTTGTTCTAGAAAATGTACAACTTGATGTTGATCTGTAACTATTGATCCATTATCATCCTCCAACTCAGTTATAGCATTTGCAGCTTGTCTTATCTTTATTGAAGTATGGAAGAACCTTGTATTAGCAGCACCATGTTTTAACCACTTCTCCCTAGATTTTTGTTGTAAAATGGAATGAAGTTGTTGATTGAGCATTTCTTGTTTCCCTCTTGCCACAACCAAATTATTTAATAATATAGTATCACTAGGATTCTGGTCTGATATTGTAGTTGCATTTAAAACCTCCTCCtcttcctttgtcaattttactctAACATCACCAAAAACATCCAGTTCCAGTCCTTAATTCTTATCTTCATTATCTTCAACTTCTGCATAAAAACAAACATTGGATTTCCTATAACTTCTGTAGCCCATACATCTTGAATTAGTCTCTTGAAATCTTCATGTTCTAACCATACTTTAAGCACTATGAATGGAACATTTTTAGGTTTTGGAACAGTAATACATGATCCCAATAAAGGACTGTGATCTGAAACACTTCTCACTCCAACTTTATAGCTCCATCCAAGATATTTCTCACTCCATTTTAAGTTAAATGAAGCTCTATCCAAAGTGCACGCTATCCTTTTGGTACCAGCTCTATTATTACACCATGTAAACTGTAATCTTGATTTTGGAGCCTGAATTAGATTACAAACATTCAAAGCTTCATGAAAATCTTTCATTGCTACTCTTAATGGTGTTCtccctccatttttctcatcTACACTTAGTACTGTATTAAAATCACCGATTGATAACCATGGTAGATCCATATTGCTCATTTGCTCTAATTCCAACCATAATTCTTTTCTGTTAGCTGCAAGAGAAGCAGCATGAATACCAGATACTAAAACTCCACCCACATTTACTGTTATCACTTGATtagtaattgaaacaacataaggtTCAGTTATTGAAGCACTCCAAAAAAGCCATATGTTACATTTTCTCTCATTTGTAGAATTATGTATTAGTTTGTGATGCATTCCTGGTAACTTTAAACTCTTACAATCCTTTGAATTCCATCTAATTTTTGGTTCCACCACCCATACTAATGTAGGACTAAACTGTTTAACTAAACTCCTTAGTTTGTCTTTGGCTCTAGGTCTCCTTAAGCCTCCAACATTAAGGAAGAGAGTCTTCATTTAGAAACAGAAGATTGAGAAGGACCAGGACTTCTCATTCCTTTTTTCTCTTTCACTAAATTCAATGTAGTATTTTGTTTTCTTGTAGTAATCAGGCTAATTGGTTCAGGCTTGACAATCTTTTTAACT
This is a stretch of genomic DNA from Papaver somniferum cultivar HN1 chromosome 1, ASM357369v1, whole genome shotgun sequence. It encodes these proteins:
- the LOC113354457 gene encoding uncharacterized protein LOC113354457, giving the protein MVWWTFLFCNPKSYEDVMKFAKHKSGAVKEVWSLAASITMMEILFLRNKICFEDEKGNLVSIKMRIKQYVKYCSLRIRNHMWDYSYEYIFKYFEIKKQPIKLQRIVELRFCLPEVHQILICCDGASRGNPGAAGMGFVCRGQNGEFIYAESRGLGTATNFIAEIMAIIGAAEWAVENNSFDICTQSDSNAAITTYTFGKIPWIVQARWQSIKMLFRRIQFFHSMREINSSADVMAKKSAGLSRGVCQKYSTKQGFITSLEMPDKIYYRFC
- the LOC113354465 gene encoding uncharacterized protein LOC113354465 gives rise to the protein MKTLFLNVGGLRRPRAKDKLRSLVKQFSPTLVWVVEPKIRWNSKDCKSLKLPGMHHKLIHNSTNERKCNIWLFWSASITEPYVVSITNQVITVNVGGVLVSGIHAASLAANRKELWLELEQMSNMDLPWLSIGDFNTVLSVDEKNGGRTPLRVAMKDFHEALNVCNLIQAPKSRLQFTWCNNRAGTKRIACTLDRASFNLKWSEKYLGWSYKVGVRSVSDHSPLLGSCITVPKPKNVPFIVLKVWLEHEDFKRLIQDVWATEVIGNPIVKLTKEEEEVLNATTISDQNPSDTILLNNLVVARGKQEMLNQQLHSILQQKSREKWLKHGAANTRFFHTSIKIRQAANAITELEDDNGSIVTDQHQVVHFLEQHFEEKLKFKNVIFVDGIFYVIPEVVTLEDNKMLEGVPSIQEIKDVVFSLNADNAPGPDGFPVFFIDLLGR